One stretch of Plasmodium yoelii strain 17X genome assembly, chromosome: 5 DNA includes these proteins:
- a CDS encoding tRNA-pseudouridine synthase B has product MQKQKFKTLRKYFILLFILHILVNICMCNNKKNKNIFYLNPNKDHKKSKNNINKYSKKHIDKHDHILKYYFLYPHSDGHCNNKGNVKYDNLFKSKEIKNGCIADCRNSKIYYECRITKIKDISKNKKIKNVNPHLDYFKDKNKKITEKIEENNLKHKQILENLQNNLNTNIEKKKKTEIIQSNKLDVDLKSETNPSNNNISKNEVDIYITKYENVFLNNNSRIMSLTPSGVQNNTKKEATIDDILYGGFLNIYKPVKLYSMKVCEKIKKVLKNYFININKNNIKIKVGHGGTLDPFAEGVLMIGIQRGTKELSNFLKCYKQYLAVSVLGIETDTLDREGKIIKMKDMKGIQKRDDSITELLQSDKEYAENFKSELSKNINKFIGWIDQVPPIYSSKRVKGLRLYEYARKNIPVKIKSNKVHLKNIKYLKELELPFFDLHIHCSGGTYIRSLIRDIAHSINQYATLIKLIRIKQKEYSYKNSLHYDDINIENIKKYFIKL; this is encoded by the coding sequence ATGCAAAAGCAgaaatttaaaacattacGAAAATATTTCATACTATTGTTCATACTCCACATATTAGTcaatatatgtatgtgtaacaataaaaaaaataaaaacatattttatctAAACCCAAATAAAGATCataaaaaatcgaaaaataacataaataaatattcaaaaaaacatattGACAAACATGATCACATATTGAAGTATTATTTCTTATATCCACATTCTGATGGCcattgtaataataaaggaaatgttaaatatgataatttgtttaaatcaaaagaaataaaaaatggttGTATTGCCGATTGTagaaatagtaaaatatattacgaATGCCgtattacaaaaataaaggatatctccaaaaataaaaaaattaaaaatgtaaaccCCCATCTTGATTATTTCAaagacaaaaataaaaaaattactgAAAAAATAGAGGAAAATAATCTCAAACACAAACAAATTTTAGAAAACTTACAAAATAActtaaatacaaatatagaaaaaaaaaaaaaaacagaaattATCCAATCTAACAAATTGGATGTAGATTTAAAAAGTGAAACAAATCCTTCCAATAATAATATCTCGAAAAATGAagtagatatatatataacaaaatatgaaaatgtttttttaaataacaaCAGTAGAATAATGAGCTTAACGCCAAGTGGTGtacaaaataatacaaaaaaagaagCAACAATTgatgatatattatatggagggtttttaaatatttataaaccTGTCAAATTATATTCTATGAAAGTatgtgaaaaaattaaaaaagtattaaaaaattattttattaatataaataaaaataacattaaaataaaagtagGACATGGAGGGACATTGGATCCATTTGCAGAAGGGGTTTTAATGATAGGAATACAAAGAGGTACAAAGGAATTgtcaaattttttaaaatgttataaacaatatttaGCAGTTTCTGTATTAGGAATAGAAACCGATACGTTGGATAGAGAgggaaaaataattaaaatgaaAGACATGAAAGGAATACAAAAAAGAGATGATAGTATAACTGAATTGTTACAAAGTGATAAGGAATATGCAGAAAATTTCAAAAGCGAACTATCTAagaatataaacaaatttattgGCTGGATTGATCAAGTACCACCTATTTATTCATCCAAAAGAGTTAAAGGATTAAGATTATATGAATATGCACGAAAAAATATACctgttaaaataaaatcgaataaagttcatttaaaaaatataaaatatttaaaagaatTAGAACTTCCATTTTTTGATTTGCATATACATTGTTCAGGCGGAACATATATAAGAAGCCTAATACGAGACATTGCACATTCCATAAATCAATATGCTACtctaattaaattaattaggATAAAACAAAAGGAGTATTCTTACAAAAATTCTTTACATTATGATGacataaatatagaaaatattaaaaaatattttattaagttATAA